Proteins encoded within one genomic window of Scheffersomyces stipitis CBS 6054 chromosome 3, complete sequence:
- a CDS encoding predicted protein (go_function protein kinase activity; ATP binding; protein serine/threonine kinase activity~go_process protein amino acid phosphorylation), translated as MADFAKSIFGFSGFHRKDNSPAPGSAPADTQHHIDNPVSTAHTPAVAHQLADDHTNKFLPKGLAHVAPTTAVSSHSLVYGTTSSTSSGSGTYINQTFKSNDRSNLGQPMIITTDETGQTVRSNNKNSQPKGKLKITIYEAKDITASQPYVVCTFESSEFVTNAPGSFGKSPSIQNKAPNPHSGGRALPMRNTSSSSNRPGLYSRQSSTQQVATISDSSNPIWNHDAIFDVVGSKSELDISVYDSARDDAFLGHVRVFPSTIINKKNSTEWLQLKPRIVGERVSGSIKIKWEYTSLDNKKSYGPEDFDVLRLLGKGTFGQVFQVKKKDTERIYAMKVLSKKVIVKKKEIAHTIGERNILVRTSAAASPFIVGLKFSFQTPTDLYLVTDYMSGGELFWHLQKEGRFTEDRAKFYIAELVLALEHLHDNDIVYRDLKPENILLDANGHIALCDFGLSKANLNNDGTTNTFCGTTEYLAPEVLLDESGYTKMVDFWSLGVLIFEMCCGWSPFYADNTQQMYKNIAFGKVRFPKEILSPEGRSFVKGLLNRNPKHRLGAINDARELRAHAFFNDIDWELLRAKSIPPPFKPHLTSETDTSNFDPEFTSESTSVLKKQMELASTPLSPGIQANFKGFTYVDDSTMEDHFGKSYRMNTFKNSGSFIPGNPNLPPDEDVIDDDQIDEVDEMEIDEDHQMDDEFVNGRFDL; from the exons ATGGCCGACTTTGCCAAGTCCATCTTTGGCTTTAGTGGCTTCCACAGAAAAGATAACTCACCAGCTCCCGGATCGGCTCCGGCTGACACTCAGCATCACATTGACAACCCCGTGCTGACTGCTCACACTCCCGCTGTTGCTCACCAGCTAGCCGATGACCATACAAACAAGTTTCTTCCCAAAGGCTTGGCCCACGTAGCACCTACGACTGCAGTGTCCAGCCATTCGCTCGTGTACGGCACAACAAGCTCGACATCGTCGGGGTCTGGAACTTACATAAATCAGACATTCAAGTCAAACGA cagGAGCAATTTG GGCCAGCCCATGATTATTACGACCGATGAAACGGGCCAGACAGTACGTTCgaacaacaagaacagCCAGCCCAAGGGAAAGCTCAAGATCACAATCTATGAAGCTAAAGATATCACTGCATCGCAACCGTATGTAGTGTGTACATTTGAAAGCTCGGAGTTTGTGACAAATGCTCCTGGATCTTTTGGTAAGTCTCCCAGCATCCAGAACAAGGCCCCTAATCCTCATCTGGGCGGAAGAGCATTGCCAATGAGAAACACCCTGTCATCCAGCAACAGACCTGGTCTCTATTCGAGACAATCTTCTACGCAACAAGTAGCCACCATCTCAGACTCTTCCAATCCGATCTGGAACCACGATGCCATCTTCGACGTTGTCGGCTCCAAATCAGAGCTAGACATCTCGGTGTACGACTCGGCGCGCGACGACGCATTCTTGGGCCATGTCCGTGTTTTTCCTTCTACCATcataaacaagaagaacagcaCGGAATGGTTGCAGTTGAAACCCAGAATCGTCGGTGAGCGTGTCAGTGGGTCTATCAAGATCAAATGGGAATACACTTCTCTTGATAACAAGAAGCTGTACGGCCCTGAAGACTTTGATGTCTTAAGATTGTTAGGTAAAGGTACTTTTGGCCAGGTTTTCCaggtcaagaagaaggacaCCGAACGCATCTACGCCATGAAGGTGTTATCAAAGAAAGTGATTgtcaaaaagaaagaaattgcCCATACAATTGGCGAGAGAAACATCTTGGTGAGAACTTCTGCAGCCGCTTCTCCGTTCATTGTAGGATTGAAGTTTTCCTTTCAAACTCCTACTGACTTATATTTGGTTACAGACTACATGTCGGGAGGAGAGTTGTTCTGGCATTTGCAGAAGGAAGGAAGATTTACTGAAGATAGAGCAAAATTCTATATCGCCGAGTTGGTCTTGGCTCTTGAACATCTTCACGACAACGATATTGTGTACCGAGACTTGAAGCCAGAAAATATCTTGTTGGATGCCAATGGACATATAGCTTTGTGTGACTTTGGGTTATCGAAGGCTAACTTAAACAACGACGGAACCACCAATACATTCTGTGGCACCACAGAGTACTTGGCACCAGAAGTGTTGTTAGACGAATCTGGATACACCAAGATGGTTGACTTCTGGTCGTTGGGAGTTTTGATTTTTGAGATGTGCTGTGGCTGGTCTCCTTTCTATGCTGACAACACTCAACAGATGTACAAGAACATTGCATTTGGCAAAGTTAGATTCCCCAAGGAGATCTTGAGTCCTGAAGGAAGATCCTTTGTCAAAGGCTTATTGAACAGAAACCCCAAGCACAGATTGGGAGCCATTAACGATGCCAGAGAGTTGAGAGCACAtgctttcttcaacgacATCGACTGGGAGTTGTTGCGAGCCAAAAGCATCCCCCCACCTTTCAAGCCTCATTTGACTTCTGAGACAGATACTTCCAACTTTGATCCTGAGTTTACCTCCGAGTCGACGTcggtgttgaagaagcagatgGAGTTGGCATCCACGCCATTGTCACCAGGAATCCAGGCAAACTTCAAGGGCTTTACGTATGTGGACGACTCGACCATGGAAGATCATTTTGGTAAGTCGTACAGAATGAACACGTTCAAGAACTCGGGCTCGTTCATTCCAGGAAACCCCAACTTACCTCCTGATGAAGACGTCATCGACGACGATCAGATCGACGAAGTTGACGAGATGGAGATAGACGAGGACCATCAAATGGACGACGAGTTCGTTAACGGTAGATTCGACTTGTAG
- a CDS encoding mitochondrial 54S ribosomal protein YmL24/YmL14 (go_component intracellular; ribosome~go_function structural constituent of ribosome~go_process protein biosynthesis) translates to MNVLGTSWFRQLSAISPRSGVSIMRTFSTTLPVQARNKNDKFYKILKYVKPIDTTVYEAGQELPEGVKIPTTRPQFPQYRYEAMFFKRQNRGLFGGVQRKRSKTCSESGNKGLRVHLPNIQKTKLWSETLQKSIPIKVSTKVLKTITKEGGLDNYLTKNKPSREKTLGLKGWQLRYQVLKQRELNELPAIKDEEDKIRQVFYIHEDGKRFVVGKNKLLKELYPFVRRDSYTHVSHADFTRTHNYLSIAEVVKKLEQYPFDFSKVTI, encoded by the coding sequence ATGAACGTTTTGGGTACATCTTGGTTCAGACAGTTGTCGGCCATCAGCCCCAGATCTGGTGTGTCCATCATGAGGACTTTCAGTACTACTTTGCCAGTGCAGGCTCGCAACAAAAATGACAAATtctacaagatcttgaaataCGTCAAGCCTATAGACACCACTGTGTACGAAGCTGGCCAGGAGCTTCCGGAAGGAGTGAAGATACCTACTACTAGACCTCAATTCCCCCAATACAGGTATGAGGCCATGTTTTTCAAGAGGCAAAATAGAGGTTTGTTTGGTGGTGTACAGCGTAAGAGATCCAAGACCTGTTCCGAGAGTGGAAACAAGGGTTTGAGAGTACACTTGCCTAACATCCAGAAGACCAAATTGTGGTCAGAAACATTGCAAAAGTCCATCCCCATAAAAGTCAGCACTAAGGTGTTGAAAACAATCACCAAAGAGGGAGGTTTGGATAACTACTTAACCAAGAACAAGCCATCCAGAGAAAAGACCTTGGGCTTGAAAGGATGGCAGTTGAGATACCAAGTGTTGAAACAACGCGAACTCAACGAATTGCCTGCTATCAAGGATGAGGAGGACAAGATCCGACAAGTATTTTACATCCATGAAGACGGCAAGAGATTTGTAGTGGGCAAGAAtaagttgttgaaggaattgtATCCATTTGTTAGAAGGGACAGCTACACCCATGTAAGTCATGCTGACTTTACTAGAACCCACAACTACTTAAGCATTGCCGAAGtggtcaagaagttggaacAATATCCCTTCGATTTCTCCAAGGTCACCATATAA
- a CDS encoding 60S ribosomal protein L36 (go_component intracellular; ribosome~go_function structural constituent of ribosome~go_process protein biosynthesis), producing GIAVGLNKGHKTTAKEVAPKISYRKGALSKRTDFVRNIVKEVAGLAPYERRLIELIRNAGEKRAKKLAKKRLGTHKRALKKVEEMNKVIAETRRH from the coding sequence GGAATTGCTGTTGGATTAAACAAGGGTCACAAGACTACCGCTAAGGAAGTTGCTCCAAAGATCTCTTACAGAAAGGGTGCTCTTTCCAAGAGAACCGACTTCGTCAGAAACATCGTCAAGGAAGTTGCTGGCTTAGCCCCATacgaaagaagattgaTCGAATTGATCAGAAACGCCGGTGAAAAGAGAGCTaagaagttggccaagaagagattgggTACCCACAAGAgagccttgaagaaggttgaagaaatgaacaaGGTCATTGCTGAAACCAGAAGACACTAA
- a CDS encoding predicted protein — protein MWRIKGLNYISAHRFCRSLSTNLPPPSHFSNPGEIPNTYNSKTTSIDQHQTSPVSSQNSQTPSTLPPPTSSDRSSPLKEITTLLAMGTLGYLAIDNYLNRVKLEKLANETTAINLKALQIQQTNFLNARKVRDLQVLQERRDYAKRDFKMGLHIAILRQQLADLGVEPIDIETAIKEFEKNVRADNSVKNVSGQTLWLVDNSRTYN, from the coding sequence ATGTGGCGAATAAAAGGACTCAATTACATCCTGGCCCATCGGTTCTGCCGTCTGCTTTCTACTAATCTTCCTCCTCCTTCTCATTTCTCTAATCCAGGAGAGATCCCGAACACCTACAATAGCAAAACTACACTGATAGACCAACACCAAACATCTCCAGTTTCTTCGCAAAATAGTCAGACGCCATCTACATTACCTCCTCCAACGTCCAGTGACAGAAGCAGCCCTCTTAAGGAAATCACTACCTTGTTAGCGATGGGCACGTTGGGGTATTTGGCTATAGACAATTACTTGAACCGTGTCAAGTTAGAGAAATTAGCCAATGAAACTACCGCCATCAACCTCAAAGCTCTCCAGATCCAACAGACAAACTTCCTAAATGCCCGAAAAGTTCGAGATCTCCaggttcttcaagaaagaagagactATGCAAAGAGAGACTTCAAAATGGGCTTACATATAGCAATATTACGCCAACAATTGGCAGACCTCGGAGTTGAGCCGATAGATATCGAAACTGCCATCAAGgagtttgaaaagaacGTCAGAGCTGATAATTCAGTCAAAAACGTCAGTGGTCAAACCCTTTGGTTGGTGGATAATTCTCGTACGTATAACTAA
- a CDS encoding predicted protein — protein sequence SENDFLTTIFDNMDPYLDTYAVYSQLVEAGFTPSQADEIINFLVVQLNSKLSKLSTKFAQEYELENEKYLFESAQQELRVDITRSREQHINELITLISILERDFRVISDELNNEFLQSNNDVQVAINDQKSENTLQSKRIILKIQETNHKITTELNSAMRSEIESLRWHLSRWGVIAILVSVFSGCAAFYAQRAKANREEQSKSDFVPLVIYEPSEYDDDDY from the coding sequence TCTGAAAATGACTTTCTTACAACTATATTCGATAACATGGACCCATATTTGGATACGTATGCTGTATATTCTCAACTCGTGGAGGCTGGCTTTACACCATCACAAGCCGATGAAATCATTAACTTCTTGGTTGTGCAATTAAACTCCAAGCTATCTAAATTATCAACAAAATTTGCTCAAGAGTACGAATTGGAGAATGAAAAGTATCTCTTTGAAAGCGCTCAACAGGAATTACGTGTAGACATCACAAGATCCAGAGAACAGCAtatcaacgagttgatcaCCCTTATTAGTATTTTGGAAAGAGATTTCCGTGTGATATCAGATGAGTTAAATAACGAGTTTCTTCAGCTGAACAACGATGTCCAGGTCGCTATCAACGACCAAAAGTCGGAAAACACATTGCAAAGTAAGAGAATAATCTTGAAAATCCAAGAGACCAACCATAAAATCACCACCGAATTAAATTCAGCGATGAGGTCAGAAATCGAAAGTTTGAGATGGCATCTTTCAAGATGGGGAGTGATTGCTATCCTTGTCTCAGTTTTTTCAGGATGCGCTGCTTTCTATGCTCAAAGAGCAAAAGCAAATAGAGAAGAACAGTCCAAGAGCGACTTCGTTCCTTTGGTTATCTACGAACCAAGTGAAtatgacgatgacgactAC
- a CDS encoding predicted protein, protein MSSPGVDRLTEENVHKLEESYFNNTQPLANKLGGFKDLKGFDDRNFMLTSANRMYNALDSSVVDITTYQILRVHMLRIFLTIWTYFQAQYWYYARFWDDIKEINSICCYELNTTVQRNSSMSKYSAINQVSAIYLYLSLMPNVVSRVIYQQMLWCVPSGLSSFQLATPKRDLPETMTLILNVKNLFPAAPPEIPQPYLDSEKKIKVPDKKDVQMVLALRNDYFTQIRVNLAAEKVKLLTEVAKFVTWSALLPTTNELYIYERFGLLVSNSLVESLQNIADAILSELHSFSNACNNRELDEFKVNLPKIILVHMNSNERLHVNEAESTDPDTNTIGPESIDSIVSAGPEKRELIVYLCDAISRDETVLRLVKSNLDEIEFPEFNSIFPPSTDLVFVAEGYSNYDYRWSSEQSESVDSIFYFSHLPFGFNGFNRALYSFAIHKFKYLAKPKSVSFIDNGYDQLERILAPLKYIFKWLRTDRKHKTPTKESSDIDGN, encoded by the coding sequence ATGTCATCTCCAGGAGTTGACAGGttgacagaagaaaatgtccacaagttggaagaatcctacttcaacaacactCAGCCATTGGCCAATAAACTTGGTGGGTTTAAAGATCTCAAAGGATTTGATGATAGAAATTTCATGCTCACCAGTGCCAACCGGATGTATAATGCCTTGGATAGTTCTGTTGTTGATATCACCACCTATCAAATCTTGAGGGTTCACATGTTGCGGATATTTTTGACGATCTGGACCTATTTCCAAGCTCAATACTGGTACTATGCGAGATTTTGGGACGACATCAAGGAGATAAACTCTATCTGTTGTTATGAATTAAATACGACTGTACAAAGAAACTCCTCAATGCTGAAGTACTCTGCTATTAACCAAGTTTCGGCCATTTATCTTTATCTTTCACTCATGCCCAACGTGGTATCTAGAGTGATCTATCAACAGATGCTTTGGTGTGTACCTTCGGGACTTTCGCTGTTTCAGCTCGCAACTCCAAAGAGAGACTTACCCGAAACGATGACTTTGATACTTAACGTAAAGAATCTATTTCCTGCAGCACCTCCTGAAATCCCTCAACCGTATTTGGATAgcgaaaagaagataaaagTACCTGATAAAAAGGACGTACAAATGGTATTGGCCCTTAGAAACGACTACTTCACTCAAATCAGAGTTAACTTGGCAGCAGAAAAGGTGAAGTTGTTGACTGAAGTAGCAAAATTCGTCACTTGGAGTGCATTATTGCCTACTACCAATGAGCTCTATATCTATGAGAGATTTGGGTTGTTAGTCTCAAATAGTTTAGTGGAGTCGCTCCAAAATATTGCTGATGCCATTTTGAGTGAACTACATAGTTTCAGCAATGCGTGCAACAACAGAGAGTTAGACGAGTTCAAAGTGAATCTCCCAAAGataattcttgttcatATGAATTCCAATGAGAGACTCCATGTAAATGAGGCTGAATCCACAGACCCAGATACAAACACCATTGGGCCTGAATCTATCGATAGCATCGTTAGTGCTGGTCCGgagaaaagagaattgatTGTTTACCTATGTGATGCGATTTCAAGAGACGAGACTGTTTTAAGATTGGTCAAAAGTAATCTTGACGAAATCGAATTTCCTGAATTCAATCTGATTTTCCCACCCTCTACTGACCTTGTTTTCGTTGCGGAAGGATACCTGAACTATGATTATCGTTGGAGCAGTGAACAAAGTGAAAGTGTAGATAGTATCTTTTATTTCTCTCACCTTCCTTTTGGATTCAATGGCTTTAACAGAGCTCTCTATTCTTTTGCTATCCACAAATTTAAGTATTTGGCAAAACCAAAAAGTGTTTCATTTATTGACAATGGATACGACCAATTAGAAAGAATTCTTGCTCCATTGAAGTATATATTCAAGTGGCTCCGAACAGATAGGAAGCATAAAACTCCTACTaaagaatcttctgatattGATGGGAACTAA
- a CDS encoding predicted protein, with amino-acid sequence MTSASKHNRYARKAHYAPKSRKGGYRRYYHEQPSKKVVFVEEPDSEEESETEDEVDIPAYDSEPDSEEDEEVYEFGLNENNDDSDDDSEDSEDSEDSEDSEDSEDSEDSEDSDSEEEVVYYLLDSDVSDIEIDSDIELVDLNDELENQAIEYLDNEGRVLDLNDELVRYYDNEVSSEDDSEDSSEDDSEDDSVSDSDLEPEDILDIIDLNDQLQAEALRQIAGAESEQSDSDEESSEDESLHYNSDEEELRDQLQLENVRQTFEEGLVSDDEIELSEDEDSELGSEPEYFEIDSDIEIESSDEENYDAGDPVNYEYYEYSDSSDSSDEEGITIYRHRFDLPGNESAEDSTDEELLDSESDEDLYDSDGYLQAEDSEDEIEVIDLSGDLENSKDCEIVELDDNTYKLNLRFPSLVKDELKIDFLKNENELIITGKFNFTDVDDSDIEEIEIENEKEEEDEDDDEEGPVEVEVHLEEVNDDEEAKENEEAENEEESEAEEDEEEEEEADEKDDDSDEEDVEEVDEEEDDDDYELQETSAINDSFEWSGFEGEDDEDLDLESDHEEDEEVQEDTQSLIKDFKNHEIRFEKHFQFDKIVHFDQIQARFINDDELELIIPNEGAPISKSDNLVSIAIEPFKNDDDSTTEEYDESPAKEADEEFQDASMEQ; translated from the coding sequence ATGACTTCCGCTTCCAAGCACAACAGATACGCCAGAAAGGCCCACTACGCCCCTAAGAGCAGAAAAGGTGGCTACAGAAGATACTACCACGAGCAACCATCCAAAAAGGTTGTGTTTGTGGAAGAACCAGACAGCGAGgaagaatctgaaacagaagatgaagttgatatcCCTGCCTACGATTCTGAACcagattctgaagaagatgaagaagtttaCGAATTTGGTCTCAACGAAAACAACGACGACTCCGACGATGACTCTGAGGATTCAGAAGACTCAGAAGACTCAGAAGACTCAGAAGACTCAGAAGACTCAGAAGACTCAGAAGACTCAGActccgaagaagaagtcgtttACTACCTTCTTGATTCCGATGTCTCAGATATCGAAATTGACTCTGACATTGAATTGGTGGATTTGAACGACGAATTAGAAAACCAAGCTATTGAATACTTGGACAACGAAGGCAGAGTGCTTGACTTGAACGATGAATTAGTCAGATACTACGACAATGAAGTATCTTCTGAAGACGACTCTGAAGACTCCTCCGAAGATGACTCTGAAGATGACTCTGTCTCCGACTCGGACTTGGAACCAGAAGACATATTGGACATCATTGACTTGAACGACCAATTGCAGGCTGAAGCTTTGAGACAGATCGCTGGTGCTGAATCTGAACAATCTGACTCCGACGAAGAATCgtctgaagatgaatctTTGCACTACAATTccgacgaagaagaattaaGAGACCAACTACAATTGGAAAACGTTAGACAAACTTTCGAAGAAGGTTTGGTCAGTGACGATGAAATCGAATtgtctgaagatgaagactCTGAATTAGGTTCTGAACCAGAATactttgaaattgactctgacattgaaattgaatcttctgatgaagaaaactACGATGCTGGTGATCCAGTCAACTACGAATACTACGAATACTCCGACTCCTCTGATTCTTccgatgaagaaggtatCACTATCTACAGACACAGATTCGACCTTCCAGGTAACGAAAGTGCTGAAGACTCTACCGATGAAGAGTTGCTtgattctgaatctgatgaagatctcTACGACAGCGACGGTTATTTGCAAGCCGAAGACAGTGAAGACGAGATTGAGGTCATCGACTTGTCAGGCGACTTAGAAAACAGCAAGGACtgtgaaattgttgaattaGACGACAACACCtacaaattgaacttgagaTTTCCATCTTTGGTCAAGgatgaattgaaaattgacttcttgaaaaacgaaaatgaaTTAATAATTACTGGtaagttcaacttcactGACGTTGACGACTCTGACATCGAGGAAATTGAAATCGAAAACGAAaaggaggaagaagatgaagatgatgacgaagaaggtccagttgaagttgaagttcaccttgaagaagttaaCGATGACGAAGAGGCTaaggaaaatgaagaagccgaaaatgaagaagaaagcgaAGCCGAAGAGgatgaggaagaggaagaagaagcagatgaaaaagatgaCGATAGCGATGAGGAGGACgtcgaagaagttgacgaagaagaagatgacgatgactACGAATTGCAAGAGACATCTGCCATCAATGACAGCTTCGAATGGTCCGGTTTTGAAGGCGAGGACGACGAGGACTTAGATCTCGAAAGTGACCACGAagaggacgaagaagtgCAAGAAGATACTCAATCCCTTATCAAGGACTTCAAGAACCACGAAATAAGATTTGAAAAGCACTTCCAATTCGACAAGATTGTCCACTTTGATCAAATCCAAGCCAGATTCATCAACGACGAcgaattggaattgataATACCAAATGAAGGTGCTCCAATCTCCAAGAGTGACAACTTAGTATCGATTGCTATTGAACCATTCAAAAATGACGACGACAGCACAACTGAGGAATACGACGAATCCCCAGCTAAAGAAGCAGACgaagaattccaagatGCTTCTATGGAACAATAG